In the Candidatus Bathyarchaeia archaeon genome, GGTGTCCCCATTGACGTGAAAGACAAACAAGCCATGCTTAAAGTTGCCTTAACATCCATGGGCAGCAAAGCCGTAGGCAGCGCCAAAGAGCACCTCGCCGAAATCGCCATCGACGCAGTCACCGAAGTAGCCGAAAAACGCGGAGAAAAAACCATCGCCGACATCGACAACATCCAAATCATCAAGAAAACAGGCAAAAGTCTGCTTGAAACCCAACTCGTCCAAGGCATCATCGTGGACAAAGAAATCGTTCACCCCGGCATGCCCCGCAAAAAAGAAAACGCAAAAATCGCCCTCATCGACTCTGCACTGGAAATCGAAAAAACCGAAATAAGCGCCGAAATCCGCATCCGTGACCCCACCCAAATGAAAGCTTTTCTTGACCAAGAAAACGACATGCTGGAAAAGATGGCAAACAACATTAAAGCCTCAGGCGCAGACGTGGTTTTCTGCCAAAAAGGCATCGACGACATGGTCCAGCACTACCTCGCTAAAGCAGGCATCTTGGCAGCACGCCGCGTAAAAGAATCTGACATGCAAAAACTCGCACGCGCCACAGGCGGCAAAGTCACCAGCAACATCGAAGACATCAAACCCGAAGACCTCGGCACCGCAGGCATGGTGGACGAACGCAAAATCGGCGACGACAAAATGATTTTCGTCGAAAAATGCAAAGACCCCCACAGCGTAGCCATTCTCGTCCGCGCGGGACTTGAACGCATGGTCGACGAAGCTGAACGCGCCATGACAGACTCCCTTTCAGTCGTCTCAGACGTGGTTGAAAACAGCAAAATCGTCGCAGGCGGCGGCGCAATTGAAATCGAGGTCGCCAAAGAACTGCGCAACTTCGCCAACAAAGTCGGCGGCAGAGAACAACTCGCCATTGAAGCCTTCGCCGACGCCATGGAAGTTATCCCCCGCTCACTCGCGGAAAACGCGGGACTTGAACCCATCGACATCCTCGTCTCCCTCAGGTCAGCTCACGACAACGCCGACTCCAAATACCAAGGCATCAACGTATTCACCGGCAAAATCCAAAACAGCATCGACAACGGCGTCATCGAACCCATCGTCGTTAAAGAACAAGCCATCAAATCCGCAGCTGAATCCGCAAGCATGATTCTACGCATCGACGACGTTATTTCCAGCTCCAAACCAAAAGGCGGAGCCCCTGGCGGTCCAGGCGGCATGCCTGGCGGCATGGACATGGAGTAAACTTCCACCCTTTTCCTTTTTGTAAACGCTATTTTTATTAAACCAGGCACATACTTTACCCTCCGCTTCAGGCTCCGGTAGTATAGTTCGGTCAAGTATGGTGGCCTCTCGAGCCACAGACCCGGGTTCGAATCCCGGCCGGAGCACCAAACTCCTTGTTACTCCTTAATCCATCCTCATGAAAAGAATGAGCCTGTCCTTGTTGGTGTGTACTCTCATGGTTTGTTCAACTTGGATTTAACGTATGTTAACAGAGAGTTTATATAGCATCTGGATGGATAATCCATCCGTCTGGGATGTGGGAAGTTGCAACCAAGAAAAAACCCTTTAAACCGTTTGGCGCCCCCGCTCTATCCAAACAGGATAAAACAAGCGCTACTTTATCAAGTTTTAGAATATCCCGTTACCTTTCGTTTTACCGCTGGGGGTGTATTAGGCTGAAGCACAATTACACAATTATAGCTGTCGTTCTCGCTGTATTGATTATCGGGGCTTCGGCTTACGGAGCCTACAACGTACTTTACTCTGCCTCGCCGTCACCCTCCCCTTCGCCCTCTCCAACAACACCCCAAACGCCGCCCCCCTCTTCTACACCAACTTCAAGCCCAAGCCCCACGTCAACCTCTACAGCTTCGCTGTCCCCTTCTGCGTCTGCGTCTCCGACTCCAACTGAAACTCCAAGTTCCAGCCCTGCCCAAACTTCAACACCTGCCCCTACCGCTTCACTCAAACCAACACCTTCACTGGCACCTACCCCCACTTCTGAACCCCCGAAGACCGTCACAATTGTGGACGACAGAGGCGATGAAGTGGTTGTGGCTGTTCCTGCAACACGTGTTGTCAGCTTGGCAAATGGTTTAACAGAAATTATTTGTGCTTTAGGCTGCGATGACTCGATTGTGGGACGTGATTCGTACACCATTTTCCCTCCTTCAGTTTTAGATGTGCCTGTTGTGGCTGAAAGCACCCTCAACTTGGAGTTGCTGCTAGAGTTAGAGCCCACTTTGGTTGTGGCTGATACGCGTCATTCTGTTGAAACGGTTCAGAAAATCAGGGATGCCGGAATAGCCGTTATTATCGGCAGTCCTTCTAAATCGGAACGGGTTAAGGATATTATAACGAATTTTGGCTTAATTTTCGAAAAAGATGCTGAGGCTATCGAGCTTGTTGATTACATGGCGCACTATGAGAATCTTGTCCAAGAGCGCCTCGCGAACGTGACTGAAGCTGAGAAGCCTGTAGTTTATTATGAGTGGACTAAGGCTTGGTACAGTTGCTCAAATGGAAGTTTACCTCATCAGATGATGCTTGACGCTGGTGCAATAAACGCCGCTGATGGGTCATCTGTTCTTTATCCTTCGTTGAGCGCTGAGTTCGTAGTGGAACAGAACCCTGACATCATTGTTAGGGTGATAGGGCAATACGATGGTAATGTGTCAGCTTTTCAAAGTATGCGTGAAGAGATAATGAGCAGAGTCGGTTTAAGCGAGGTGAAGGCAGTTCAAAACGGCAAAGTTTACGTTATGGACGGCGTGTTCCGAACTGGTATTCGCCAGCCTTTAGGGCTGCTTTGTTTGGCAAAGTGGTTCCATCCCGCCTTATTTACCGACATCGACATTGATGCTGTGCATTCGGAACTTCTCGAAAAATTCTTCGGAATGGCATTGAGCGGAACTTACTCGTATCCCCCAGTCGTAACAGTAGTTGATACGACTAATCTGCCCGTCACTTTGAATCTTCCTATAAACCGTGTTGTTTGCCTTAACGATGGCATAACTGGAGTGATATGTGCCCTAGACTGCGAGGACAAAATCGTGGGGCGCCCCGATTCATATGAAGGTGCTTACCCACGTTCCGTTTTAGAAGCAACCGACGTAGGAAATTCACTGACTCCCAACCTAGAACTAATCTTTGAGTTGAAGCCTGACTTGGTAATCGTTGACACCGCCATATACTATTATGGGGATGAAACACTCAACAAAATCAAAGACGCTGGTTTACAGGTGATGGTGCAAGACTCCGGTACCCCATCGCGATTAACCACAATCATATCCAATTTCGGTCAAATACTAAACAAAACCGAAAGAGCCACAGAAATCATCGATACCCTCGACCAATACACCTCTATTATCACAACGCGCCTTGAGAATTTAACTGACAACGAGAGACCAACTTTCTACTTAGCAATCATGGACTACGGTTGGCTTACAATGACTAACGGAAGTAACGCAAATGACAGGCTGTACGTTTGTGGAGGAATAAACATCGCCGCTGACTCTACAGTTATGTATCCTGAACTGAGCGCTGAATTCGTCATCGAAGCGAATCCCGACGTAATAATCGTCAATGCCTATGGCGGAAGCGACCTGCAAACCCATCAGTACGCACGAAACCAGATAATGGACAATCCAGTATTGAGTGGTGTCAAAGCTGTCCAAGATGGACGTGTCTACACCTACAATGACTGTATTGCCACGGGCGTGCAGTATCCCGCAGGGTATCTCTATTTTGCGAAATGCTTCCACCCAGACTTATTCGCGGATATAGACCCTGCTGCAGTACATGCAGAGTTGATTCAGGATTTCTTTGGCGAAGAAGTCGAAGGAGTGTTTACGTACCCATGAGTACAGCTCAGTGGGAACCTTCCTCCCCTTTAAGGGCGCGGCATGAACTTTGTGTTCTGCTTTTTCTTTTTTTACATCAAGAACTCTCAACATCGGTTCTTTTAGGTGGCGATTAGTGTTCACAGGACACTTTTTGCATTTACCAATTTTGACGATAAGGAGGATTATTGATGAAACAGCTTAGAATAGCCTTTGCTACAACAAACCCTGCAGAGTCAGCTCCTTTCTCTTTTGCCTTCACATCGGTAAACGACCGCTTCGGCAAAATAGTAAATGCCTATCTTTGGTCAGGTAAAGACTTTGAAGACGGCAGCCGTGAAGATTTTGAAAACCTATCCCAGTTCGTAAAGTTTGCGATTACCTCTCACGTGACAATCATACGGTTATTGAATAAATGTTCTGAATTTGATGATGTCATAGCTGACTTGCAAAACGCGGGGGTTCCTGTTTTTGTTATCCGTTCAGATAAAGACGATTTCCAGTCTCTTTCTACGGTGGAACAAGAAGATTACCGAAAAATTTTTGATTACCTTAGGTATGGGGACAAAAAGAACTTTGAAAATCTCCTATTGTACTTAGCAAACCGTTTCACGGGTTCCTGCTACGAGTTCGGAGCTCCAGTGAAGCCTCAATACGAAGGCATCTATCACCCAGATTTTGAATATGCTCCCACATTAGAAGAGTATGTGGAAACGAAGTTGCAGCCAGACAGGGTTACTGTTGGCATATGGTTTCATCATAATCATGTGCATAGCGGCGACACTGCTTTTGTTGACCGTTTGATTAAGGAAATAGAGGTTCACGACGCGAACGTTCTGCCCGTGTTTTTCAGCGGCTTAGTCGATGCAACTTTGAGCACGCACGGCTTAGAGTGGATTGTGGATACATACTTCTTGAAGGAGGGGAAGCCTTTGGTTGATGTAGTCATCAGCGGCTTGATGCTTTCTGTATGCATGTCCCCGACTGGTTCTGAAGCCTTAGACGCCCTCAAACGGCTAAATGTTCCAGTTATAAAAGCAGTTTTAACCTGTAACTCTTATGAAAACTGGCGAAACACCGTCTTGGGGCTTAGTGTGGTGGACATACCTATGCAGGTTGCCCTACCCGAGTTCGACGGGTCCCTAATCACGGTGCCCATTGCTACGATGGATACCACCCAAATTAACCCGTTGACAGGAAACCAAATAATCAAATACGAACCTATCCCCGAAAGAATCAACAAAGTCGTCCGTCTGAGCTTAAACTGGGGTAAACTGCATCGTCTTCCTCACAGTCAAAGAAAAGTCGCCATAATTCTTCACAATTATCCTCCCCGAAATGACACCATCGGCTACGCTTTTGGGCTTGACACTTCCATTGCAGCAATAAGCATCTTAGAGAGCATGAAAGAACAAGGCTACACGATAGATTTTATTCCCGAAAGCGGCCAGAAGCTGATTGAAGACGTAATTAATGGTTTAACAAACGACCGCCGCTGGTTAAGCCCAAAAGAGCTTGTGGAACGGGCAGTTACCAAGATTCCTAAAAAACAGTACAAAAAATGGTTTGACGACCTTACGGTCACTTCCCAGAACCTTATGATTAAAGACTGGGGCAAGCCGCCAGGCAAACTGTTCTACTACAACGGTGAATTACTGGTGGCGGGAATACTCAACGCCAACGTTTTCATTGCGCTGCAGCCAACCCGCGGTTTTATGGAGAACCCCGCTGCAATCTATCACAGCCCCGACTTAGCCATGTCCCACCACTACTATGCCTA is a window encoding:
- a CDS encoding ABC transporter substrate-binding protein produces the protein MAVPATRVVSLANGLTEIICALGCDDSIVGRDSYTIFPPSVLDVPVVAESTLNLELLLELEPTLVVADTRHSVETVQKIRDAGIAVIIGSPSKSERVKDIITNFGLIFEKDAEAIELVDYMAHYENLVQERLANVTEAEKPVVYYEWTKAWYSCSNGSLPHQMMLDAGAINAADGSSVLYPSLSAEFVVEQNPDIIVRVIGQYDGNVSAFQSMREEIMSRVGLSEVKAVQNGKVYVMDGVFRTGIRQPLGLLCLAKWFHPALFTDIDIDAVHSELLEKFFGMALSGTYSYPPVVTVVDTTNLPVTLNLPINRVVCLNDGITGVICALDCEDKIVGRPDSYEGAYPRSVLEATDVGNSLTPNLELIFELKPDLVIVDTAIYYYGDETLNKIKDAGLQVMVQDSGTPSRLTTIISNFGQILNKTERATEIIDTLDQYTSIITTRLENLTDNERPTFYLAIMDYGWLTMTNGSNANDRLYVCGGINIAADSTVMYPELSAEFVIEANPDVIIVNAYGGSDLQTHQYARNQIMDNPVLSGVKAVQDGRVYTYNDCIATGVQYPAGYLYFAKCFHPDLFADIDPAAVHAELIQDFFGEEVEGVFTYP
- the thsB gene encoding thermosome subunit beta; the protein is MAYLTTTGSGQPVLVLKEGTTRSRGKEAQRNNIMAARVVGEVLKTTLGPRGMDKMLIDNLGDITITNDGATILNEIEVEHPAAKMMVEIAKTQDDMVGDGTTTAVVLASELLKKAEELLDQNIHPTILVSGYRKAAQKAIEVVGQNGVPIDVKDKQAMLKVALTSMGSKAVGSAKEHLAEIAIDAVTEVAEKRGEKTIADIDNIQIIKKTGKSLLETQLVQGIIVDKEIVHPGMPRKKENAKIALIDSALEIEKTEISAEIRIRDPTQMKAFLDQENDMLEKMANNIKASGADVVFCQKGIDDMVQHYLAKAGILAARRVKESDMQKLARATGGKVTSNIEDIKPEDLGTAGMVDERKIGDDKMIFVEKCKDPHSVAILVRAGLERMVDEAERAMTDSLSVVSDVVENSKIVAGGGAIEIEVAKELRNFANKVGGREQLAIEAFADAMEVIPRSLAENAGLEPIDILVSLRSAHDNADSKYQGINVFTGKIQNSIDNGVIEPIVVKEQAIKSAAESASMILRIDDVISSSKPKGGAPGGPGGMPGGMDME